Genomic window (Syntrophorhabdaceae bacterium):
CTTTTCGCCCTTCGCGATAGCTTCGGAAATAAAGCCTGCAGTGGCAGGCGTGATCGCACCCTGTACCGTGGCCGTATATACCTCGGCCGCGTGGGCGCAAAGCGCGGCCCACACGAATAAGGCGGACAGCATGAGTGACAGGAGCGCTTTTTTCATGTAACGGCGAGCTTCTCTTTCAATTTTTTCTCCACAATGTCAGGCACCAGGCCGTGTACGGAGCCGCCGAATTGCTGGACCTCTTTAATAGTCCTCGAACTGATAAAATAATAATCCTTACTTGTCATCATGAACAGGGTATCCATGTCCTGATTCAGGTTCCGGTTCATGGACGCCATCTGGAACTCGTACTCGAAATCGCTCATGGCCCGTAATCCCCTGATCACGAATCTCGCGTTCACTTTCTTTACGTAATTGACCAGGAGTCCGTTGAAATTGTCGACGATCACATGGTCGCTGTGATTCACCGAGAGCTTTATCAGCTCCATCCGCTCCTCCACGCTGAAGAGGGCCTGTTTTTCGATGTTGTAGGCCACTGCCACGATGACTTTGTCAAAGAGTTCGAGTCCTCTGTTGAGGATGTCGAGGTGTCCGTTGGTAATGGGGTCGAAAGAACCGGGGTAGACTGCC
Coding sequences:
- the coaD gene encoding pantetheine-phosphate adenylyltransferase codes for the protein MKRKVAVYPGSFDPITNGHLDILNRGLELFDKVIVAVAYNIEKQALFSVEERMELIKLSVNHSDHVIVDNFNGLLVNYVKKVNARFVIRGLRAMSDFEYEFQMASMNRNLNQDMDTLFMMTSKDYYFISSRTIKEVQQFGGSVHGLVPDIVEKKLKEKLAVT